A genomic region of Papaver somniferum cultivar HN1 chromosome 7, ASM357369v1, whole genome shotgun sequence contains the following coding sequences:
- the LOC113294241 gene encoding uncharacterized protein LOC113294241 yields the protein MPMQTVDCPKCTDPYESIMHALVLCPFASRVWFISDFNINTQFFQNKSFIEWLIFWLTDAVSKLPDEAQSLFVAILWSIWTSRKQIIFQNLSESHITVLARARATLLTRKPSITVSPLMFVGICDKWMPLSLSWIKCNIDGAFDVISEANGAGYMMRDFSKKASFCASLVFEVHSVEEAKSRAIWAVLKKSLEQQFTHIIVESDAKSLIDQFLLETHELALWEKKKNSSMHWFVPPVWLIPTVESDH from the exons ATGCCTATGCAGACTGTGGATTGCCCTAAATGTACTGATCCTTATGAATCCATTATGCATGCTCTGGTTCTTTGTCCTTTTGCAAGCAGGGTTTGGTTtatctctgatttcaacattaaCACTCAGTTTTTCCAAAATAAATCTTTCATTGAATGGCTCATCTTTTGGTTAACTGATGCTGTCTCCAAACTTCCTGATGAAGCTCAAAGCCTCTTTGTTGCTATCCTGTGGTCTATCTGGACCAGTAGAAAACAAATTATCTTTCAAAATCTGTCTGAAAGCCATATCACTGTGCTAGCCAGAGCTAGAGCTACGCTCCTTACCAGGAAACCTAGTATCACTGTCTCCCCTTTGATGTTTGTTGGTATTTGTGACAAATGGATGCCCCTCTCTCTTAGTTGGATTAAATGCAATATTGATGGTGCCTTTGATGTGATCTCTGAAGCAAATGGTGCAGGGTATATGATGCGTGACTTCTCAAAGAAAGCTTCTTTTTGTGCTTCCTTAGTCTTTGAAGTTCATTCTGTCGAAGAAGCTAAATCCAGAGCCATCTGGGCAGTTCTGAAGAAATCCTTGGAGCAACAATTTACTCATATCATTGTTGAGAGTGATGCGAAATCTCTCATCGATCAATTTTTGCTGGAAA CTCATGAACTTGCTCTatgggaaaagaagaaaaattcctCTATGCACTGGTTTGTTCCTCCTGTTTGGCTCATTCCAACAGTTGAGAGTgatcattag